In Paludibaculum fermentans, the genomic stretch CTGTCAAAAGGGAAAGCCAGGATGCAATTGTCGAGTGACTGGAAAAAAATGATCGGCGCCACGCTCTTCGTGGTGCTCCTCGGCGCCGCAATCGGAGTGGCCGCCAACAAGTACAACAAACCCAAATCGGTGCTGCACATCGTCACGCTGCTCTATAAGGACGGCACCACGGATGAGCAGAAGAAGGAAGTACTCGAAGGCATCGAGCGTATGGCCGCGGATATCCCCGGCATCCGCAATGTCTGGCTGAAGGGCACCAGCGTCCAGGGCAACTACCCCTATAAGCAGGCCGACGGCAGCATCAAGCTCCG encodes the following:
- a CDS encoding Dabb family protein produces the protein MIGATLFVVLLGAAIGVAANKYNKPKSVLHIVTLLYKDGTTDEQKKEVLEGIERMAADIPGIRNVWLKGTSVQGNYPYKQADGSIKLRPVTDAFVIEFESETAFQTYADHPAHRAWEKVYTNVRERSITTDVTNP